The segment AGTTTTTTCTGATGAAGGATTAAATTTAGCTAAGGATATAAAAAATATAATGAATAGTTGTTTTGAAAATATATTTAGTAATGTTTCAGAAGAAGAATTAGTTAGCATAGATAATCATTTAAGTTCACTATTAAAAGTAATAGAAGAACATTTATAAAGTGAAAACTTATTTTAAAACTATATTATATGAGAAAGGACGTAGAATAGTTATGTTAGCAAAGGCCATAGTTTTTATAACATTAGCTCTTATATTTTATACAGTCGGAGTTTTTGGTGAGAAATCACAGGGAGTTCTCAAAAAATGGCATGTTATAATATTTTGGATGGGACTTGTTTGTGATACATTGGGTACAAGATTTATGGGTGACATAGCTGGTTCTATGTTTCAAATGAATCTTCATGGGATAACTGGTATTATGGCAATATTGCTTATGTTATTTCACGCTTTATGGGCTACTACTGTATTAATAAAGGACAATGAAAAAACTAAAAAAAGATTTCATAAATTCAGTATAGTTGTTTGGATTACGTGGTTAGTTCCTTATATATCAGGTATGATTGTTGGAATGAGTCAATAGATAAAAAACTCTAGAAAATTTAATTTTCTAGAGTTTTTTCATATAATAAAATAATATTATTTGTGGTATAATATACGAAAAATACAAATAGAGAAAATATAGAGGGGGAAAGAAGTTGTTTGATAAGCTTAAAATCAAATACTGGGATATAATAATAGCAGTTCTTGTATCATTTATAGGTATACAACTAATAATAAATTATAAAGTTATATTAAAAATATTAGGTGATGTAATAAATATACTGATGCCTTTTATAGTAGCTTTTGCTATAGCATATATTTTAAATCCTATAATGAAGTTTATAGAAAAAAAATTAAAAGTTAATAGAACTATAAGTGTATTATTTACATATATATTAATTATAATTTTGATAACCATTTTTTCTATGACTGTAATTCCAAAAGTATTTAATAGTGGAATGGACATGGTAGATAAAATGCCTGAATTTGCTCAAAAAATGTACTCATGGGTAAACAGTCATATTTCAAGTAAACTTATGAACTCGGGATCAGGAAATTTTGTTAGAGATAATGCAGGAAAATGGATAGAAAAATTTAGTTCTATATCGTCAACTTGGCTTGCTGTAGCATTAAATCAAATTGTATCTACAACTACATCTTTAATAAATTTTATATTTGGACTTATAATATCAATATACATGTTATATGACAAAGAAAAGTTTAAGCAAAATTCAAAGAATCTAGTATACATATTATTAAGAGAAAAATGGGGAAATAAATTAATAAATGTTGCAAGAAATGTAGATGAAATGGTAGGAACATATATAGGTATAAAAGCAATAGATTCTTTTATTATAGGTATAATATGCTTTGTAGGACTTATGTTATTTAAATGTCCTTATGTATTGATTATATCTATCATAGTAATGGTAACTAATATGATACCTTACTTCGGACCATTTATGGGAATGATACCACCATTTTTAATAAATGTTTTTTATGATCCTAAAAAAGCCTTCGGAATTCTAATATTTTTAGTTTTATTACAACAATTTGATGCATGGATATTAGAACCTAAGCTAGTTAGTGACAGAGTAGGAGTAAGTCCATTCTTAGTTATATTAGGTATAACTGTTTTTGGAAGTTTATTTGGTATTATAGGAATGTTACTTGCATCTCCAATTATGGCAGTTCTAAATATATATGTTGGTGGTTGGTTTAGAAGAAAAGTTGAAGAATTCAATAAAACTAAAGAAACTAAATAATTTATTAATTAAGAGTGTCTTATATAAAATAAGATGCTCTTTTTATAATATATGTAGGAAGGTAAATTAAAATAATTTTATTTAATAGAAATTTGTAAAAACTTCTTTAAAGTTGTTGAAAACTGATATATTATAGTTTAAGAGAAAATTTTTATAATATCATAAGATACTAGAAGGGAGAACACTAAATAAAATATGAGTATACTAACAGTTAAGAATATGAGCCACGGATTTGGAGATAGAGCAATATTTGATGATGTTTCTTTTAGACTTTTAAAGGGAGAACATATAGGATTAATAGGAGCTAACGGAGAAGGTAAATCTACTTTTATGAATATAATTACTGGAAACCTAATGCCTGACGAGGGGAAAATTCAATGGAGCAATAGGGTTAAAGTTGGATATATGGATCAACACGCTAATTTGCAAAAAGGAAAAACTATAAGAGACGTTTTAAGAGAAGCCTTTGATGAACTATTTACTTTGGAGGAAGAAATGTTAGCTATTACAGAGAAAATGGCTGATGCATCTCCAGAAGAATTAGAAAAGTTATTAGAAGATATGGGAGATATACAAGACATTTTAGATAATAGTGATTTCTATATAATAGATGCAAAAGTAGAAGAAATTGCAGCAGGTCTTGGAATCAGTGATATAGGTTTAGATAAAGACGTAAATGATTTAAGTGGTGGTCAAAGAACAAAGATATTACTTGCAAAACTTTTACTACAAAAACCAGATATTTTACTACTTGACGAGCCTACAAACTATCTAGATGAAGCTCATATAGAATGGCTTAAGAGATTTCTTCAAAATTATGAAAATGCTTTTATATTAATATCCCATGACATTCCTTTCTTAAATAGTGTTATAAATTTAATTTATCATTTAGATAATTTAAAGTTAACAAGATATGTAGGGGATTATGAGAATTTTAAAAGAATCTATGAAGCAAATAAGAAGCAATTAGAAGCAGCATATGCAAGACAACAGCAAGAAATCGCAAAACTTGAAGATTTCGTAGCAAGAAATAAGGCGAGAGTTGCAACAACAGGAATGGCAAAATCAAGACAAAAAAAATTAGACAAGATGGAAAGAATAGAGCTTACATCTGAAAAACCAAAGCCAGAATTTAATTTCCAAAAAGGAAGAACATCTGGAAAGATGATATTTGAAACTAGAGATTTAGTAATAGGATATGATGAGCCACTTTCAAAGCCGCTTAATTTAACTATGGAAAGAGGTCAAAAGATAGCTTTAGTAGGTGCAAATGGTCTTGGTAAGAGTACACTTTTAAAAAGCTTAATGGGACAAATTAAGCCAATAAGTGGAGAAGCTGAACTTGGAGATTATCAACTTATAGGATATTTTGAACAAGAAATAAAAGGCGCCAATAATAATACATGTATAGAAGAAATTTGGGAAGAGTTCCCGTCTCTTACTCAATATGAAGTAAGATCAGCATTAGCGAAATGTGGACTTACAACAAAGCATATAGAAAGCAGAGTCAATGTATTAAGTGGAGGAGAGCAGGCTAAAGTTAGATTATGTAAGCTTATAAATAGAGAAACTAATATACTAATCCTAGATGAGCCTACTAATCACTTAGATGTAGATGCAAAGGATGAATTAAAGAGAGCTTTAAAAGAATATACAGGAACTATACTACTTGTTTGTCATGAACCAGAATTCTATAGAGACGTAGTGACTGATGTATGGAATTGTGAGAATTGGACAACTAAAATAGTATAGAAATAAGTTTATTAATGGTTGATACTAGGGAGATAGAAGGAATTCTATCTCTTTTGTTTTAGAAAAAAAGCTAAATAGAGATGTCGCTAAAATTATTGTACTTATGTAAATTCATAATGTATATGATATTATAATTAGAGTAATCTTGGTTATCTATATATGAAGGGGATGTTTAAAAATGAAAAAAGTTATAATTGGAAGTATAATTTTTATTTTAGTATTTATACTAGCATTTTATTCAAAGTTTTCTTATTTAGGAACTATGAAAGGTAATATTATCTCAAAGGAAAGTAACACTAGTGTAACAACTTTCATTGCTAAAAATGAAGATAAGATTAATTTTATCTGTAATTCTTCAGTTAAACAAGGTACTATAAAATTAATATTAATTAATCCAAAAGGAAAAATAATAAAGAATTTTCAAACAAACAAAAATTATTCAGAACAAATTTGCTTAGATACTGATGGAGAATATAAGTTTAGGATAGCTTATGATAATTTTATTGGAAATTATACTGTTAAGTATAAATAAAAGGTATTTGTTAGGGAGAGAAGCGGTGCCAGGCACCTGTCGAATTGAAGAGAGCTTTAAAAGAATATAAAGGAACAATACTACTTGTTAAATATGTATTTTACAGAAAATTATGATTTTTAGAAATTAAGAAACTTGACTAGATACATGCAAAATATTGGAATTTATGTTATAATGATGATATATTTATATTATAATCTAATATACGATTGTGAGATAGTGTTCTGTAAAGTAGGAGGGTTTATATGAAGAATAAATTTAAAATATTAACATTTGTGATGATAATCATATCATTAAGTTTGATAGGGTGTGGGAGTAATTCTTCTAAAACATCAAGTAAAGGTGTAAAAACATATGATTTAGTAAAATATAAAGGTTCCTACGTAGGCGATAATAGCTCTGTAGCAAATATAATAGCAAAGTTACCTGCTAATGATTATAGTTCAGGATTTAGTTTGCAAACTAAGAAAGAACCATATGGAATAACTATTAACTATAAAGCAAATCAAAATTTGGGTAAAGAAAATTATAATAAATTTTGGATTGATAAAAAAGTTAATGAGTTCTTGGAAAAGAACGCAGTAGTATTATTATCTGTTATACAAAATGCCGACGTTATAGAATTTAATGTAGATAAAATAGGTGAAAAATCTTATAAATATGATAGAAAAAGTTTAGAACAAAAATATGGTGGCAAATTAAAAGACTTATTTAAAGATGATGCTTCGTTTGAAAAATTTTTAAGGTAATAAGTTTAAAGTTTCGGCAAAACAATTAATGTTAACAATTCATGCTTGTGATGAATATTATTTAAAATATCCGAGCTGTGGGAAAAAGGTTTATATGAAGGAAAAGTAATCTGCATAATTTATAAAAATACCGTATTATTCAAAAATGGATTTTACGGTATTCTTAGTTAATGTGATAAATAAAAATAAAATTATAAGGTTTATTGTGTGTTTTGTGGACAAGATAGGAATGTTATAAATTATAAGGGCAAAAACATATGTAAATGATGAAAATATAGTAAAAAGGAAATAAATTAAAATAAGGAGTAGAAATTAATTGTAAGTTGACAATTGGCAATTCTTAGTGTCCTACTTCCAGGTTTCTATTTTAGATAGGATGTCAGGTACTTGTCCATTATATATGAACCATATGAATGATTTAATAAGTAGTAATTACTATAGAGGGGATGAATTAAAACATGGGTTATAAATTAAAAGAGGTAACAGTAAGAACAAATAATTCTGAAGAGGGAACAAAAATAATTAGTGAAATTTGGCAAGATATTGTCAATGGAAAACTACCAATTCTTTTTGATACTGATCATATGTTTCAAAAAGGAGTTTCTCCAGTTTCAAAATATAGTAACTATTATAGTGATGAAAATGGGGATTATGACCTTACTATAATGGCTGTAAAAGCTAATTTTTTCAGAGAAATGGAAGTAGCAGTAAGTAAAGGTTTATATAAAAAGTATGATGAAAAAGATGAGAATGGAGAAATAGGTATATGCACAAGAAAGGCATGGAAAAAAGTATGGCATGACCAAAAATCAGGTAATATAAAGAGAGCCTTTACTGAGGATTATGAGAGCACCGTTCCTAGTGAATATACAAAAGATGGGAAGGCACATTGTTACTTATATATTGCTATTAAGTAGAATGAAGAAGTAAAATTTTCATGGTACAGTACAGGGGGAAATCACCTGTGGAACTTTAAAACTATGAGAATAAAAGATAAAGTATCATGTGGATATTTTTAAGATAGAAAATTGAATAAGGATGGTCAATAGGTGTCTCTAAATTAGATACCTATTTTTTATTTAAGCAGGTATATTATAGCAAATGGAAAAATGTTTAAGAAAAGAGGTATATTTCATAAAATATAGAACTTTAATCTTTGAAGGAGATGCAAAAGGATGAAATTCTTACTGAATTTCTTATATTGTAACGAAACCTAATATCTACTATATTGATTATATATTATATGTAAGATATATATAAACAGGAGAATGAGGGTGAAGAATAGAAAAGAAGGTAAAGATGGGCATAAGTAAATAATATAGATATAAGTTATTTTTAGTGTATATTTACACCTTGTGATAAATATTGTATAATTATCTTAAATCTAGGGGTGTGAATTTGAAAAAGTGGATTGTTAGAGTTTTAATATTAATTATATATTCTTTTCCGTATGTATACTTTGGTATGTATAAAGATTTAACCACTGCTTCCATGGTTGGTTATGGGTTAATGTTAGTCGCTTTAATCATACTACTTATTATTTGTGAAAAAACTAATAATTTAGTTATAAGTATATTGGGGAATATTACATCATTTGTAACATCGTATATATTAGTATCTAATTTAACTTGTGAAAAAGCTGGTTATTATTTTAAGCCATTCACAGCTATTGGATGTTGTAAATTTGATACTACAGTAATATTAATTGTTCAATTAATTACTATAGCAATTATTAAAAAGTGTAAAGAAAATAATAGAACAGGAATGTTTGAAGTGAAAGGACACTAGATATAGTGTCTTTTTTAGTTATATTAAAAATAAGAAAAGAGGAGGCAGGGATTAGGAAGTAGGGTAAACAAAAGAAGCAAAAATGAAATATGGATTAAAGAGCAATTTTCAATAAATAATATACAATTTAGGAATAAATATCTAAGAAATTGCATATTTCACATTGACATTAGAAGAGTATTATATAATAATATACATATGGAGGAAAATATGGAATAAAAGAATGAGGTCAATAATTATATTAACTATGCGATATGTAAATTATGTATATTACTATATTATTTGAAAGAAAAACATTTTATATTAACTATGTGATTGAAAAAACTCCCAATAATGCTTATATTGGGAGTTTTGGTTTAACAAATGTTTTTAGTGTGATAAGACAAGAAGGAGAAGATTAATGTATGGGGAAAGTAGCAAATGCTCTAAAAATGTTAATTTTATTAAAGAGTAGAGGAAAGATGAAAATAAGTGAACTTGCTGATATTTTAGAGGTAAATGAGAGGAGTATACGAATATATAAGGATGAATTAGAAAAAGCAAGTATTTATATTGATTCAATATCAGGAAAATATGGTGGATATAAATTAAGTACAGAAGAATTTATACCAAGCTTACAGTTGGATGAAAAAGAGTATGAGGCATTAATTATGGCTAAAAAATTGTTAGACAACGATAATTTTATATTATCTAAAGAATATGCTATGGCAGTAGATAAAATTAATGTTTCTAGGAAAAATGATATAGAGTGTAATATTATAAACAATAATTGTATTATAAAAACTAATATGTTGAATTATGATTTAGAAAACGAAAAAGAGATATGGCTTCATATGAATTCAAGCATAATATATAAAAATAAAGTAAAAATGAATTATTGTTCTTCTGAAAATAAGTATAAAGAAAGAATAGTACATCCATATAATATATTTCAATATAAAGGTTCTATATATCTTAGAGCATATTGTGAATACAGAAAAGACATTAGATATTTTAAATTATCTAGAATAAAGGGATATGTAATATTAAAAGATAGATTTGAAATAAATAAGAATTTTGAATCAACGATAGACCCTAATTGTTTGGGTATTTTTCAAGGAGAAGAAATGAATGTAAAAATGGAAATCAAATATCCAATAGCACAAACTGTAAAAGAAAGAGTATGGGGAAAGAATCAAATAATATTAGAAAACAAAGCAAATAATTCTATAATATTTGAAGCCAAAGTGAAGGATACCGAAGAGACTAAAACTTGGATATTAGGTATGGGAAGCAGTGCAGTTATTTTAAAACCAGTTGAACTTATAGAAAAAATAAAATTGGATTTAGAAAAAAGTTTAGAAATATACAAATAACTTACATACATGACAATATATTGCCACAATGTATTGTATAATGTACGTAAGGAGGTGGAAAATATGAGAATAAAATGTGAATATAAAGCAGAATATATTCCAATTGCACATAATATGATGTTTGTGGCACTTATAAAAGAAGCGTTGAAGGAATCTGATGAAGAATATTTTCAAAAATTGTACAAATATAAAGGAAATAAAAATAATAAAAAACCTAAGAATTTTTGCTTTTCAGTATATATGAAAGATTTTATTAAAGAAGATAATGTGTTTAAAATTAATGACAGATTGATAATAACAATTTCTTCTCCAGATTATGAATTTATGCTAAAGGTATACAATGGATTATTAAACTTAAATAAATTTAAATATAAAAACTACAATATTAACAAAGTGAGAATTAGTTTATTGAAGGAAAAAACGATAAATAGATCAGAGAGTATCTTTAGTACAATGTCTCCAATATGTGTAAAAGATAAAAACAACAATATGCTAGATATAACTGATACACAATATGAAAAAGAACTAAACTATATAGTTGATAAAAGCTTAGAAGGATTTAGAGGATACGGATTAATGGAGCCAATAAAATTCTATCCTATAAATATGAAAAAGAGAGTTGTTAAAGAAGATATACGAACTTTCAGGGAAAATACTAATAAACAATATTACTATGTTAATAGTTACACAGGAATATTTAAATTACAAGGCAATGTCAAAGACTTAAATGATATATATATGCTTGGAATTGGATTCAAACGTGGACAAGGATTTGGCATGATAGAGCTTATAGAGTGAGGAGGTGACAAGATAAATGAGCAAAATACAAATAGAATTAAATGATTGGCTGTATAATGCAGGAGTTGTTGGACTAATAAATATATTAAGGCATAATGAAGAAAAAGTAAAAATACTAAATAAACAATGTATAGAAATTGATAGTGATCAGTTACAGGATTTTGAGAAAAAATACTTTGATTTTTTTATAGATAAATATCTTAAATTTACATCATGGTATAAAATAACTAGCTTTGAAGATTATTTAGAGAAAATAGATGTAGAGAAGATAACTAAAGATGACATAGATAAGTTAAATAAGTATATAGAATATTTGAAACCTAAAGTAAAGCTAAATAGTTTTAAAAGTGCGTATTTACTTGCAAATGACGCTTCTGTAGATATATTAAGTGAAGAAAAACACTTAAAAAAGATTAGTATTGGTAAAAAACAAACTTTACAAGATGAAAAGGTAAAGGAAAATATAATTAATAATCTTAATAGTATACACAAGATTATAGATAACTTATGTAAAGAAAACCTAAAAAGATATGTATTAAGCAAAAATATAATATATGATGTAATAGCTAATTTTTGGGGTGGAGTAAGCTTTCTTCATACCTCAAAGAATAATTCAGATATGTATTCAGAATATAAGGAGTATTTTGTAGATGGTGTAGTAAGTTATACAGATTTAGATAAAAGTAAGGATAAATACAATTGTTTTACATGTAATAATACTCTATCAAAATTATCAAAACCAATTGCCTATGAACTTGCTTGGATAAATAAAACAGGAGTTGATATGTCAAGAAAGTCATCTCATTTTTGGGATATGAAAGGTGATGCATATATTTGCCCGATATGCAATTTAATATATTCATGTATTCCAGCAGGATTTACTGTGTTAAAAGGCAAAGGACTATTTATAAATAAAAACACAGGAATAAATACATTAACAAAGATTAATAATCAATCACTAGACAATGTATCGTCTATAGAAGAACTAGAAGAAAACAGTTATTTTAATATTGTTGATAACATGGAACAAGGGTCAATATCACAGGTTAGTAAAGAAATAGACAATATACAGATTGTAAAACTTAATTCCCAAAATGAAAGAAGACCATATACTTTTAATATTATATCTAAGGATAAATTAAAAATTATAAATAAGCATAAAGAACAATTAAAAAGTATGATTAAAATTCACATAAAGATTTCAAAAGACGATTATTTAAATTTATATAATGAAGTTTTAAATAGACTCTATAATGGGCATAACTTATTTGATCTTATCTACAAGCTTATTTATCTAAATTTAAATGGTAATTTTAAAAATACTGTATATATAGATATGATACTGAAAATAAATAATGATTTAATAGGGGGAGGTAAAATGAGTACAAATAAGATAGATGATAAAGTAATAAGTAATTGTAGAAGTTACGGATATTATTTAAGAGAGGAATATGTACAAAAAGGAGCAAAAAACAAATTGGGTGGAATTTCTTATAGATTACTAAATGCCCTAAAAACAAAGAATGTAGCTAGGTTTATGGATACTTTATTTAATAGTTATATGTATTTAAACAAGCAAATACCTGCAAGGTTTGCAGAAGTATTAAATGATAAAGTAAAATTTCAAACTATAGGCTATGCATTCTTATTAGGACTTCAAGGTGGAAGCGGAAAAAATAATAATGAAAATGAAAAAAAGGAGGATATTTCAAATGAATAAAAAGGGATTAACTGCAAGTTTTATTTTTGAGGCTGAAAGTGGAAACTATGGAGAAGGTATAGGAAATGTTACAGCTTTAAAAAAGGTATCAAGAGGAAGTGGGGAAAGCTATTCGTATTTTTCAAGACAAGCTTTAAGATACAATATAATAGAACAATTAGGAGAAGATAATACTCCCCTAGATGTCGATGGAAGTGTAATACAGTTTGCACCAGAAGCTACTATAAAAGATTATCCTGAGATTGATTTCTTTGGATATATGAAAACTAAGAAACCTTCAAAAACACGTTCGGCAGTTGTAAGGTTATCTAATGCAATATCTCTTGAGAGTTTTAATGCAGATTTAGACTTTTTAACTAATAAGGGACTGTTAGATAGATACAATATGCAAAGTGGTAATACAAAGGATGGAGGCAATATAGCACAAAGTGAAATACATAAATCCTACTATGCTTATACTATAACTATAGATTTAGATAAAATAGGAATAGATAAAAATGATGATATAGAAATATCCAATGATGAAAAATCAGAAAGAATAAAAAGACTTTTAGATACTTTAAAATTCTTATATAGAGATATAAAAGGAAGACGTGAAAATTTATCTCCTATTTTTGCAATTGGTGGAGTTTATGATATCAAGAATCCTTTCTTTGAGAATAAGTTAAAAGTTGAAGAAAATAAGCTAGGGATACAAACAATTGAAGATGTTTTAAGCCTTGATGATGCTATAAAAGATAATACTTATGTTGGGTTAATAAAGGGTATTTTTTCAAATGATGAAGAAATTCAGAATAATTTAAAATGTAGTGATATAGGACAATTTTTTAAAGATTTAAAATCTAAAGTTGATGAATATTATAATGAATCTAAGTAGGTGATTAGATGAAAGCAGTATTATTTAAAGTAACTCAAAATCTTGTAAATTATAAAAAGCCTACTAGTTTTCAATTAAAAGAAACGTATCCATTACCTCCGTACTCTACTGTTATAGGAATGGTACATGCTGCTTGTGAATTTAGTGAGTATAAAGATATGGATATTAGTATTCAGGGAAAATATCATTCAAAGGTAAATGATCTGTATACAAGATATGAATTTGCAGGAGCTTCCTTTGAAGATAAGAGACACAATATAAAGTTAAAAGGAAAAGATAAATATTATGGTGCAATGAGAGGAGTTTCAACAGCTGAACTTCTTGTAGATGTAGAACTTTTAATTCATATAAGACCTAAAGATGAGAAGTTGATTCCTATAATATATGAAAACTTAAAGTATCCTAAAGAATATTTATCACTAGGGAGAAGAGAAGATATAGTACGTATTGAACAAGTGGAAATTGTTGATATTGAAGAAATAAAACTAAAAAAGGATATTTCATTAAAATATGATGCATATATACCTGTAAAATATTTTAATATAAATGAATTTAATTCAAGTGCTACATTATATGACTTAAATAAAAGCTATGAAAAAGTATCGATAAAAAAAGATACTGAAATAAGAAAATGGAATAAGGTAAAAGTTATTCATGGAAGTCAATTAGAAAATAATATACATAAGAATACAATGATATGTATAGATAACACTAATGAAGAAAATTTAGTATTTTTTACGTAACAGTATTTGAAGATAGGGGAATCCTCTATCTTCTACTCAAAAATTTTAAATAGACTTTGGAGGTGCTATTTTGAATAATCCATTTTTAGCAAAAACTAAGGACAGAGAAAGTATAATTGAGCATACAGAAAAACTGCATAAAAATTTTACAAAGTTAAAAAATACATATCCTTATATATTAAATTTAAATTGGGATCTATTAGAATTGGCTTGTTTATATCATGATTTAGGTAAGATGAATACTAAGTTTCAAAATAAACTTATAAAAAAACTCAATAAAGCTGAATTTAAAAAAGGTAGTGAGTGCAAGGAGTTAATACAAGAATTAAAAGATAATTTTTTAGAAATAGAAGAAATTGCACATGGTTATTTAAGTCCAGCATTTTTAGCAGAAGAGGTGGTAGAACATTATTCTTTTGATGAGAGGAGAATATTATATCAAAGTATATATTTTCATCATTATAGAGAAAAACTAAAAAATCTTGAAGAACTTCAGAAAATAATAAATGAAGATTTGTCTAAATATATACAAGATTTTTACTATGAAAAAATAGGGAAAATAGAAAAACTTAATGATTCTTTTATGGAGTATATTGATAGGCGTATACCCGATATAGAAGAAGATTCAGAAGAAACAATTAAGAAATATATAATGACAAAAGGATTGTTAAATAAGATAGATTATTCCGCAAGTGCTGATATTGATATTGAAATAGAAAATGATAATTTATTTAAAAAAACAGATGAATTTTTAAAGCAAGGTGGATTTAAGCCAAATAAACTTCAAGAATATATGATTAATCACCAAAATGATAACAATATAATTCGTGCATCTACAGGAATTGGAAAAACAGAAGCAGCGTTATTTTGGATAGGAAATAATAAAGGCTTTTTTACACTTCCATTAAAAGTA is part of the Clostridium botulinum genome and harbors:
- a CDS encoding AI-2E family transporter, producing the protein MFDKLKIKYWDIIIAVLVSFIGIQLIINYKVILKILGDVINILMPFIVAFAIAYILNPIMKFIEKKLKVNRTISVLFTYILIIILITIFSMTVIPKVFNSGMDMVDKMPEFAQKMYSWVNSHISSKLMNSGSGNFVRDNAGKWIEKFSSISSTWLAVALNQIVSTTTSLINFIFGLIISIYMLYDKEKFKQNSKNLVYILLREKWGNKLINVARNVDEMVGTYIGIKAIDSFIIGIICFVGLMLFKCPYVLIISIIVMVTNMIPYFGPFMGMIPPFLINVFYDPKKAFGILIFLVLLQQFDAWILEPKLVSDRVGVSPFLVILGITVFGSLFGIIGMLLASPIMAVLNIYVGGWFRRKVEEFNKTKETK
- a CDS encoding helix-turn-helix transcriptional regulator; this encodes MGKVANALKMLILLKSRGKMKISELADILEVNERSIRIYKDELEKASIYIDSISGKYGGYKLSTEEFIPSLQLDEKEYEALIMAKKLLDNDNFILSKEYAMAVDKINVSRKNDIECNIINNNCIIKTNMLNYDLENEKEIWLHMNSSIIYKNKVKMNYCSSENKYKERIVHPYNIFQYKGSIYLRAYCEYRKDIRYFKLSRIKGYVILKDRFEINKNFESTIDPNCLGIFQGEEMNVKMEIKYPIAQTVKERVWGKNQIILENKANNSIIFEAKVKDTEETKTWILGMGSSAVILKPVELIEKIKLDLEKSLEIYK
- a CDS encoding HsmA family protein, encoding MLAKAIVFITLALIFYTVGVFGEKSQGVLKKWHVIIFWMGLVCDTLGTRFMGDIAGSMFQMNLHGITGIMAILLMLFHALWATTVLIKDNEKTKKRFHKFSIVVWITWLVPYISGMIVGMSQ
- a CDS encoding ABC-F family ATP-binding cassette domain-containing protein translates to MSILTVKNMSHGFGDRAIFDDVSFRLLKGEHIGLIGANGEGKSTFMNIITGNLMPDEGKIQWSNRVKVGYMDQHANLQKGKTIRDVLREAFDELFTLEEEMLAITEKMADASPEELEKLLEDMGDIQDILDNSDFYIIDAKVEEIAAGLGISDIGLDKDVNDLSGGQRTKILLAKLLLQKPDILLLDEPTNYLDEAHIEWLKRFLQNYENAFILISHDIPFLNSVINLIYHLDNLKLTRYVGDYENFKRIYEANKKQLEAAYARQQQEIAKLEDFVARNKARVATTGMAKSRQKKLDKMERIELTSEKPKPEFNFQKGRTSGKMIFETRDLVIGYDEPLSKPLNLTMERGQKIALVGANGLGKSTLLKSLMGQIKPISGEAELGDYQLIGYFEQEIKGANNNTCIEEIWEEFPSLTQYEVRSALAKCGLTTKHIESRVNVLSGGEQAKVRLCKLINRETNILILDEPTNHLDVDAKDELKRALKEYTGTILLVCHEPEFYRDVVTDVWNCENWTTKIV
- a CDS encoding DUF4825 domain-containing protein codes for the protein MKNKFKILTFVMIIISLSLIGCGSNSSKTSSKGVKTYDLVKYKGSYVGDNSSVANIIAKLPANDYSSGFSLQTKKEPYGITINYKANQNLGKENYNKFWIDKKVNEFLEKNAVVLLSVIQNADVIEFNVDKIGEKSYKYDRKSLEQKYGGKLKDLFKDDASFEKFLR
- the cas8a1 gene encoding type I-B CRISPR-associated protein Cas8b1/Cst1, with product MSKIQIELNDWLYNAGVVGLINILRHNEEKVKILNKQCIEIDSDQLQDFEKKYFDFFIDKYLKFTSWYKITSFEDYLEKIDVEKITKDDIDKLNKYIEYLKPKVKLNSFKSAYLLANDASVDILSEEKHLKKISIGKKQTLQDEKVKENIINNLNSIHKIIDNLCKENLKRYVLSKNIIYDVIANFWGGVSFLHTSKNNSDMYSEYKEYFVDGVVSYTDLDKSKDKYNCFTCNNTLSKLSKPIAYELAWINKTGVDMSRKSSHFWDMKGDAYICPICNLIYSCIPAGFTVLKGKGLFINKNTGINTLTKINNQSLDNVSSIEELEENSYFNIVDNMEQGSISQVSKEIDNIQIVKLNSQNERRPYTFNIISKDKLKIINKHKEQLKSMIKIHIKISKDDYLNLYNEVLNRLYNGHNLFDLIYKLIYLNLNGNFKNTVYIDMILKINNDLIGGGKMSTNKIDDKVISNCRSYGYYLREEYVQKGAKNKLGGISYRLLNALKTKNVARFMDTLFNSYMYLNKQIPARFAEVLNDKVKFQTIGYAFLLGLQGGSGKNNNENEKKEDISNE
- the cas6 gene encoding CRISPR-associated endoribonuclease Cas6, whose translation is MRIKCEYKAEYIPIAHNMMFVALIKEALKESDEEYFQKLYKYKGNKNNKKPKNFCFSVYMKDFIKEDNVFKINDRLIITISSPDYEFMLKVYNGLLNLNKFKYKNYNINKVRISLLKEKTINRSESIFSTMSPICVKDKNNNMLDITDTQYEKELNYIVDKSLEGFRGYGLMEPIKFYPINMKKRVVKEDIRTFRENTNKQYYYVNSYTGIFKLQGNVKDLNDIYMLGIGFKRGQGFGMIELIE